A genomic segment from Bacillus cereus G9842 encodes:
- a CDS encoding NAD(P)-dependent oxidoreductase: protein MKIGIIGATGKAGSRILKEALDRGHEVTAIVRNAAKITEENVKVLEKDVFSLTSNDLQAFDVVVNAFGAPAGQEHLHVDAGNVLIEAVKGAPNTKLLVVGGAGSLFVDEEKTTRVFDTPGFPGEYLATAQNQGKNLEILQQTNDITWTFISPSALFALGKRTGSYKAGKDNLLVNSKGDSYVSYEDFAVAALDEIENPKHVNERFTVVSEAE, encoded by the coding sequence ATGAAAATCGGAATTATCGGAGCAACTGGTAAAGCAGGAAGTCGTATTTTAAAAGAAGCATTAGATCGTGGACATGAAGTAACTGCAATCGTAAGAAACGCTGCAAAAATTACAGAAGAAAACGTAAAAGTTTTAGAAAAAGACGTATTTTCTCTTACATCTAACGACCTACAAGCATTCGACGTAGTTGTAAATGCATTTGGCGCTCCAGCAGGGCAAGAACACCTTCACGTAGATGCAGGAAACGTACTTATTGAAGCTGTGAAAGGTGCACCAAATACAAAATTACTTGTAGTTGGCGGAGCAGGAAGCTTATTTGTAGACGAAGAAAAAACAACACGTGTATTTGATACACCAGGTTTCCCAGGCGAATACCTTGCAACAGCTCAAAACCAAGGTAAAAACTTAGAAATCTTGCAACAAACAAATGATATCACTTGGACATTCATCAGCCCTTCTGCACTATTCGCATTAGGAAAACGCACTGGTTCTTACAAAGCTGGCAAAGACAATCTTCTTGTTAACTCAAAAGGTGATAGCTACGTAAGTTACGAGGACTTCGCAGTTGCAGCACTTGATGAAATCGAAAATCCAAAACATGTAAACGAACGCTTCACAGTTGTTTCTGAAGCTGAATAA